The Tistrella mobilis genome includes a window with the following:
- a CDS encoding DUF1003 domain-containing protein — MKTPHPLKSIDIAELARRHFGSTPDALEPEERRVLAGIARHTHLSRDVSDLADEQSGRWERLADRVAAIGGSWGFILSFTGVLVAWMVLNAGLLQLWHLAFDPYPFIFLNLMLSMLAAVQAPIIMMSQNRQAAKDRIAAAHDYEVNLKAELEIMRLHEKIDQLRIEHLETISRHQAEMLELLRSRIEARPGAAPDAAGPAA, encoded by the coding sequence ATGAAGACCCCCCATCCGCTGAAATCCATCGACATTGCCGAACTGGCCCGTCGCCATTTCGGCAGCACCCCCGATGCTCTGGAACCCGAAGAGCGCCGGGTGCTGGCCGGCATCGCGCGGCACACCCATCTCTCCCGCGATGTTTCGGACCTCGCCGATGAACAATCCGGCCGCTGGGAAAGGCTGGCCGACCGGGTGGCCGCGATCGGCGGGTCCTGGGGCTTCATCCTGAGCTTCACCGGCGTGCTGGTCGCGTGGATGGTGCTCAATGCCGGGCTGCTGCAGCTCTGGCATCTGGCCTTCGACCCCTATCCTTTCATCTTCCTGAACCTGATGCTGTCGATGCTGGCCGCCGTCCAGGCACCGATCATCATGATGAGCCAGAACCGTCAGGCGGCGAAGGACCGCATCGCCGCCGCCCATGACTACGAGGTCAACCTCAAGGCGGAACTCGAGATCATGCGGCTGCACGAAAAGATCGATCAGCTGCGCATCGAGCACCTCGAAACCATTTCCCGCCACCAGGCCGAAATGCTGGAACTGCTGCGCAGCCGGATCGAGGCCCGCCCCGGTGCCGCGCCGGATGCAGCCGGCCCCGCCGCCTGA